AAGAGTCCGACCGAGGTCGTGTCGGCGCCGAAACGCTGCGACTTGTCCTTGAACTGCGTCATGCGGCTCGCCTCGCCAAAACCGGTGAGGGTGTTCAGTACCCACGCCAGCTCGGCGTGCGCCGGCACGTGCGACTGCACGAACAGGGTGGACTTCTCCGGGTCGATGCCCGCCGCGATGTACTGGGCGGCCGTTGAGCGCGTGCGTGCCGCGAGGTCGGCCGGATCCTGCGCGACGGTGATCGCGTGCAGGTTCACGACGCAGAAGTACGCGTCATACGAGTCTTGCAGCTGCGTCCACTGCGTGAGCGCGCCGATGTAGTTGCCGAGGTGGAGCGAGTCGCTCGACGGCTGCATGCCGGAGAAGATGACGGGTTTGCGGGTGTCGTTCATGAGTCCTCAGTGGGATCGCCGGGCGAACCCGGAAGTGCAAGAAAGGTGGAAGGCTAAGCCGCGCGCTACAGCGAGTAGTCGACGACGACGGGCGCGTGATCCGACCATCGCTCGTCGTAGGACGCCGCGCGGTCGATCGTGTAGTGCGTGACCGTCTCAGCGAGCTTCGGCGTGACCACGTGGTAGTCGATGCGCCAGCCCGAGTCGTTATCGAACGCCTGGCCGCGATTCGACCACCACGAGTACGGGCCGTCGACCTCACCGTGGAACTGGCGCCCCACGTCGACCCAGCCGTGGCCGGTGCCCTCGGTGCCGTCGACGCCGATGACGGTTTCGCCGCGCGGGCCGAAGAAGCGGTCGAAGTACGAGCGCTCGCGGGGCAGGAAGCCGCTGCGCTTCACGTTGCCCTTCCAGTTCTTGATGTCGAGCTCGCGGTGGCCAACGTTCAAGTCGCCGACGAGGGCGACATAGTCGCGGGTGTCGGCAAGCTCGTCGAGGCGGGCGCCCATCGCGTCGAGGAAGGCCCACTTGGCTTCCTGGCGCGGGGTGTCGACCTCGCCGGAGTGTACGTAGACGCAGACGACCGTGACCAACTTGCCGTCGATGTCGTAGTCGGCCTCGATCCAGCGGCCGCTCGACTGGATAGCCTCCTGCGCGTCGTCGGCGCCCAGGCCGACGCGGGTGGCTACGGGGGCTACGCGGCTCGCAAGCGCGACACCCGCGCGACCCTTCGCAAGCGCGGCGTCGTGCAAAATATGCCAGCCCTCACCAAGCAGCTCCTCGATGTGGCTCGTCTCGGCGCGCACCTCTTGGATCGCGAGGACGTCGACGTCGCGCGCGGCGAGCCAGTCGCCCATGCCTTTGCGGTAGGCCGCGCGGATGCCGTTCACGTTGACCGATGCCAGTCGGAAGTTAGTCGCCATGCGCTCCAGTCTACGGTCGCGCACCCACGCGTCGAACGAGGCAGAATTCTTGGCCGGCAAAGTGCACGCACGGCTACGCTTGCCCCATGAACTCAGCGGCTCGCGACCATGTGATGGCGATTGACCAGGGGACGACGTCGACCCGGGTGATCGTGTTCGACTCCCAGGGCCAGATCGCGGGGGCCGCGCAACGCGAGCACCGCCAGATCTTCCCGCACCCCGGCTGGGTCGGTCACGACGCCGCCGAGATCTGGCGGGTGACGCGTTCCCTCCTGGTCGAGGCGCTCTCGCTCTCGCACGTGCCCGCACACCGCATCGCCGGCATCGGCATCACGAACCAGCGCGAGACGACTGTGGTGTGGGACGCGGCGACGGGGCGGCCCATCACCGACGCGATCGTCTGGCAAGACACCCGCACCCA
This genomic stretch from Leucobacter sp. CX169 harbors:
- a CDS encoding exodeoxyribonuclease III, which codes for MATNFRLASVNVNGIRAAYRKGMGDWLAARDVDVLAIQEVRAETSHIEELLGEGWHILHDAALAKGRAGVALASRVAPVATRVGLGADDAQEAIQSSGRWIEADYDIDGKLVTVVCVYVHSGEVDTPRQEAKWAFLDAMGARLDELADTRDYVALVGDLNVGHRELDIKNWKGNVKRSGFLPRERSYFDRFFGPRGETVIGVDGTEGTGHGWVDVGRQFHGEVDGPYSWWSNRGQAFDNDSGWRIDYHVVTPKLAETVTHYTIDRAASYDERWSDHAPVVVDYSL